The window TCCTCATTTCCAGTTTACAATTATGGTGATATGGCTATCGACCCAACAGAGCATGATTTAAAAATAGTGTTTAAAGGCGATGTCTCAAGTCAGTTGTCGATAAAAAACGAAACTAATGGCGATGAATGGATTTACACAGGTAGCGCCACCGCAACTGATGAAATTGTCATTGATAAAATAAGATGCACTAAAAATCTGCTCTCTATTTATCGAGAGACAAATAGAAAAATAATTAGACTTGATGAAGGTGGAAATGATTTTTCCATATCCGGAGCAACAAACTATACAATTACATTTTTGTACAGGCATTTGCATTATTAGGAGGTGGATGGATGGAAGTAAGTCAAAATGGAATAACTGAGAGACTGCTAGGTTTTAATAAACTAGGCCGTACTCGCAAAATTGGGGAGAGGACGATACGTTTCTCTCTTTTTTCATGTAAAGAAAACAAACACTCTTTCGATTTAGTACAACATGAGTCAATAATTACGTTTGATGGAGATGATTACATTGTAAAAAATCTCAAGGAAAAAGGGAAAGGGGACAGTTTTCGAAAAGATGTGGTAGCAACTCATTCATTTTTTGGATTGGTAGATGATTTTTGCTATGAAGTGCAAAGTGGCTCTTTTACACTTGTAGAAGCATTAGATTATGTATTGAATGGTACAGGATACACCTACTCTGTTGAAGGTGTGTTTTACGCTCAATCTTTTGAAAATTTTGGAGATAGTAATCGCCATTCCATGTTCGTTGAAGTGATGAAACGATATGAAGCCGAATTTGAAGTAAATGGCAATCATATAACAATAAAGAAAAAAATTGGCCGACAAAGCGATTTCCAATTTCGATATAAGTACAACATTAAAGGGTTGTCAACATCGGGGAGCACACGTAATTTAAGTACATATATAGAGGGGTTTGGAGAAGATGGACTCCATGTCACATACACTTCTCCCAACGCTGCAAAAATCGGTATAAAACATGCTAAGCCTATAAGAGACGAAAGGTTTACAGATGAAACAGAACTCTTAAACAAGTTGAAAACTGTTCTAGTTGATGCACCAGAAATATCATTTTCTATCGATTTTATCGACTTGAGAAATGCGGGATTTCCTTTCGATGTGCCTGATGAGGGCGATGATGTGTTTTTGATTTATGAGCCGATGAGTCTTGATATAGAAATAAGGATTCTTGAAGTAGATGAGGAATTTGATAAATTTGAAAAACCAATTAAAACCAAGGTGACTCTTGGGAATGTTCGTCAAAGCATGTCTTCCAAACTAGCTAGTCAGCAAAAAAAATTGAGCAACATGACGGATGATACTGGTAAGGTTAAATTTTCGTTTTTGGATGCTCAAGTACAACGATCCACAGAAGCGCTACAATCTGCTCAGACAGAGGTTGAATTTAGTAATGGTTTAATACTTAGAGATAAAAATGATCCTAATTTACTCGTACTGTTGAATTCCAGCGGCGTAGGAATTAGTCGGAATAATGGTCAAACTTTTACCGAGGCGATTACGTCTGAGGGCTTTAATTTATCGGCAGGGGCTATCGGATATCTACTAGCTGATTACATTCGTGGTGGCACACTTTTATTAGGTGGACTTAATAATACAAACGGAAAATTCCAAGTGCAAGATGAGCAAGGGGAGATTATTGCTGATTTAGATGCTGAGCGTGGTGGCTTTAGTGATTTGTATGTTGCAAATCTGGATAGTCCCACCGTAGTAAAAAATGGAGGAAATGTTGGAACTTGGAACTTATATGTTGCAAGTTATAGCGTGATTAGTGGCTTTTCGCCGTCCGATGAAAACACAGGAAATGATTGGTACAGTCCACTTCGAACAATCAGTGAAGCAATGCGCAGAATCCCGACTTATTTTAGTGGAACTGTCAATATCATCCTAGCGGGATCTTTTAATGAAGATATTAGTGTAACTGGATTTTTAGGAGATGGAACTATCAATGTGGACGGTGAGACACGGAATCCAAGCGTCAATGGGCGAATATTTGTTGCAAAAAACACAGTGATGACACGCATTAACAATTTTACTCACTATGGTAACAATACTTACTCAAACATCCACATTGCTGATGGAGCTAAAGCACGAATTGACAGCGTAAAATCATTTGGAACAGGAAACACCTCTTTTCATCTGGATGTTAACTGGGGAGCTTTTGTCCAGGTGTTTGACAGTGAGTTTTATGATTGCAACAAGGCTATTTGCGCTCGCTATGGTGGAACAGTTATGCAACATAATAACAAAGGCCATGCAAATTCGTATGGTACGTACACCTACAGTGGAACGGTGAAAGGGTACGGTACGTGTCCAATAGGTGATTCTGCAACTTCTGGGAATGATGCAGGAGGTATTACTGACTTTACTTTTACTCCGGATGGAGGGTCGTATACACCTCCACCTCCACCAGAAACAACAAAGCAATGGTCTTCAAGAACAGATTCTGCTACTTATCGCCTAGACTTTAACTACTGGGATGACGACACCTTTAACAACATGGTACTGCAAGGAAAATATGCAGGCTACGGATTATATGAAGGTTGCTGGTTTTTCGGCTCTGATGTAAAGTCATCTGTCCAAAGTAAAACAATCAAACAGATTCGATTTAAACCAACTAGATTAAATCAAGGCGGCTACTCAACGGGGGTTCAGGTGACATTTCGCACTCATAATTATGCAACCAGGCCAAGCGGAAATCCATCTATTGGGAGTACAACAATGACAGCAAATTTTGCATGGGGAGAGTCAAAATGGATCACTTTGCCAGAATCATTCCACGATTTATTTGAAAACGGAACTGCACAAGGAATAGCGATATACACATCAAGCACTGCCGGAGATAAATATGCAAAGTTCGATGAGAACGCAACGCTGGAAATAACCTACTCTTAATGAGGTGACATTGATGAAACAACTGATTATTTATGATGACAACGAAAAGATATTAGACGTATTTCCAAATCTAAAAAAAGTCGAAATAGAAGATGATAGCATCTCGTGGGAGAACGGTGGATTAACTGGTCTCAAGCGAGATTTTTTAATTGTAAATAACACTGATGATATTAAAATTGGTAAATATTTGAGCGAGTACGCACTGCAAGAAGCAATAGATGACTTTCGATCAGAAAAAATAAAAAAAGAAGATGAGCTATTTCTGTTACAAGAAGAAAATGCTCAACTCATAATGGATTCGATGATAAAAGATTTTGCAATAAATCAAACAGAATCAGATTATGCTGCATTAATAATGGAGCTAGTAAGGAAAGGGGTGTTGTGATTGCAACAAACTTTAAGTATTGATTATTTCGCTACTGTAAAGCGTTACTATGACAAATTGATTTATTCAAGAGGGGATGTCGCATTGTTTGTCCAATATAATAAAATTTCTGTGGCTGAATACGAACAAATCACAGGAGAAGAATATGGGGGTGGGAATTAATGGAATTAGAAAATATACATAGTTTTACGTCAGTCAAACAAGGTGATACAAAGGCAATTTTTGAATTGAAAGTGGTTGATGAGGGAACACCAGTTGACTTGAATGACTACAATCCAGTCACAGTTATCATCGCTAATGCGAAAGGGAAAATATTAGAGCTTACTCCAACACTCGATGTAGAAACGGGTGTTTTTTCTTTCTCATTTTCTGAGGGCGATGTTACCGGATTCGGTGATATGCAATTGGAAGTGCATATCACAGATACAGATGAAAAGACAAATATTGTTCCCAATCAAGGGTATTACCGTTTTACTATTGAGAAGAATTTAGACTCCATCGGGACAACTCTCACAAGCTACACATTAGATTATTTTATAAACGATGTGGAACAAAAGAAAGTTGAATTACAATCCATTGCTGACCAAGCAATTGAAACAGCAAATAATGCAGAGAGTGTTGCTGACCAAGCGGAAGACACTGCTAACAATGTACAAACACAACTTGATTTAATTGTGAATCGAGAAACAGATTCGGACGCTATGTCTGCTCAAGCTGCAGTAGATGCTAACGGTGTAGACAAGTTTAATTTGAAGACGAGACTCGATGACGACTACAACGTGCTTACTGAACAGTTGGCCCATACAGCGAGCAAAGCAGAAGTAGATTCAAAAGTCGCTCAAATAGTCAGCGGATCTCCAAAAGGAACATACACAACCTTATCAGCATTGCAAACCGCTTTCCCTACCGGAACAACAGGTGTATATGTTGTAACCGCTGATGGAAAATGGTATTACTGGAACGGAACGGCATGGACAGCAGGTGGGACATATCAAAGCACGGGTATTTCTAAAAAATCAATAGGTACGGACAAAGTTAGCTTTATCAAAGAATCAAGTAACTTATTTAACCAAAATACAGTTACACAAGGGATTTATTTAGATTTGAGTGGGAATGTAGTTTCTTCACCTTCTTATTCAATGACAGATTTTATTCCTGTTGAGGTAGCAAAAGCCTATTCCGTTTATGGATTTATCCATTTTAGTCGTTTCGATTCTAATAAGCAGTTTATTAGTAGAAGTGATACAGGTGGGGCAACCGCTACTTATACGCACACTATTACAAGTGGAGTAGCTTTTGTAAAACTTAGTTTTCAACATGGAGTCGTACTAAATAGACAAGTGAACGAAGGTTCTACTCTAGCAGCTTACGAGAAATGGTTCACTCCTTATATAGAAAAAGTTAATGCTGCGACTTTAAGCGAGGGAATCGTTGAAGGCAAGCACGTTAAAGAAAAAGAAATAGGCTTCGAAAAAACAAACTTCATTAATAGATCAACCAATATTTTTGACATCAAAACAATAACTAGAGGCTTTAACCTTTCAAGTACCGATGGTTCTTTGGTTGCAAATAGTGCTTATGATACATCTGATTTCATTATTGTCAGTCCTTCAAAAGAATACACTTACTATGGTTTCTTAAATGTTGCTTATTATGACGCTAATAAGCAATTTATAAGTAGACCATTGTTAAGTTATTCAGGGCAAACATTGACTACTCCATCAAATGCGAAATATATTAGAGTACATTTTCAACCTAATAATAGCAATAAACCTCGTCAGATAAATGAAGGGAACACTCTACTGCCTTACGAAGAATTTTACAGTACATTCAAGAATGATACTGGATTGTCTGGCTTAAATATTCTGCTTAAAAAAGGTATCATAGACCCCCCAGACCGTTTTATGATAGATGTGTCTGTAGATGGTACTTACAATACAAATGAGACGTTTCCTGACTATACGACTTTTGGAACGATTTCGGCTAATGATGTATATACCATGTTCGATAATCTAATGTCACAATACCCTAACTATATTACTAAAGAATTGTTAGGAAATGATTCTATCGGCTTACCAATATACGCATACTATTTAACACCTGCTCTCCCTGCTGTTGATGTGCCTACCAAAATACCAAAATTGTTTCTTCCTTGCGGAGTTCACGGAAATGAGAAGGCTTCAACATTATCTACTTATTTGTTGATTAAACAAATGTGTGAAAAGTGGAACACTGACCCACTACTTGAAGCACTCCGATTCAATGTAAAATTTATTATTATTCCTGTAGCTAACCCTAGCGGTTGGAACGCTTTTACTAGGACGAATGTAAACGGAGTAGACATAAATCGTAATTTTCCTTTTGAGTGGGTACAAGGAACATCAGGAACAAGCACCTACGGAGGTTCAGCGCCTTTAAGTGAACTGGAAACCCAATATATTAAGTCTGTGTTCGACAATCATAAAGACATAAATTTTATGTATGATTTTCATAATTACCACACTGAAAGTAACGGAAACTATTTTCTGTGGATTCCGACAGCATCTGGCTCTTATGTACAACATATGGCGCAAACCTTGTTTAGCCGATTAACAAGAAAATGGAAAAGAGAGTTTGCATTCATACCCGAAAATTATTTTGCTGGATATGCAAACACCAAAGGAGAAGGCATGATTCAAAATTATGCTCAATCAATCGGCATCAAATATTCAGCAACATTTGAAATTTGCTGGAAGTGGGTATTAGACACTAACTCCGTACCTTATGACCAAAATATGTGTAAAACAGGCGTGGAAGCATTAGCGAACTGGCTATTGATTAATCTTAAAGAAATAACAAAATAATGTCATAGTCGGACACAATTGTGTAGTAGTGCGTATAAAGAAATTGTAAAAAGAAGGTAATGCCTCCTTTAATATTGAATAGAAATAAAAAAGGAGGCGTATTTAACTATGAAAGGGATTGTAGTATCTCCAGTAGAAATCATCGGGAAGAATAGTATCTCAGTAAATGGAACAATTGAACCAGAAAAACTTAGAAAGTACCTGTTATATTGGGATAAAATAGATTTTCCTCAGAGTAATATAATAGGTTTTGGCAATTCTCCAGATTTAGAATTCTTGGAAAACGCTGGTGTATTAAAGCGATCTAGATTCCACGTAAGGGGAGGAGGAGAAGTAGCAGATTTACACTTAAAAGTTCAATTAACTGCCTTGAGAAAAAACAATGATACTGAAAGAGGATGTTGGTCATTAGCACAAGAAGGAATTAATTTTGTGATTCCAACAAGAGAAACAGTATTAGATAGGTGTATAGAGCTAAGCCTTTATAATAGTTTACCAATTCCTTCAATAGAGTCTTCATTTGAAGATATTTTAACCTTTAAAGAAAGAAGAAATGATGAATTGTTAGAGTTTCGATTGTTATTGGACGGTATATTTCAAGAGATACTTAAGGCTGGTGATTCCGAAAGAGCAATTGAGACTCATTTGCATAAAATTGATAGACAAGTTGATGCTATAAGCAGGACGATGAATGAGTCAATTGGAAAAGTTTTGTGGAGCAATCTAAAAGTGCGTTTTGATGTAGGTGATTTAATAAGGAATACGACCATCGGAGCCTTTGGAGCCTCACAATTAGGGGTATCAGTCACTACTGGCGCAGCATTAGGATTGGCGTCTTCAATAAAACTAAATACAGAGATGCTATTGAAACCTAAAGGAATTCCAACAGAATTAAAAGATTTTGCTTATTTATTTTACGCTAATCAAGAATTGAAATAAATAAGCTTCGGAAAGGAGATTAACATGAATTTTACACTCGATTTATACAATCTCTTCTCAAAAAAATATATAGGGATAAGAATTCCGAAACCAATGTACCACTATGATAAACGAGGAAAACATGTGTGTAATTTCGGTTTTTGGAAATTTGAAGTCCAAGTATTCATACAGAAAACATAGAACACTAACGGAGAGTTGTTTATCGGCTCTCTTTTTTTATTGGAGGTGGGAAAAATGAGCAAATTTCCAAAGCAAAGTTGCTATTGTTTATTTTGTGATTGGGAGATAATAGATACACATAATAATCTAGACGGTATCCGTTGTCTTAAATGTAACGAACCTGTTACGATGGGTAAGCGAAAAGCTAAACAAAAAAAGAGGAGCATCAGTTTAACCTGATTTCTCCTCTTTTTCTAATACTTCTTTCTCTAATGCTTCAATGATTAATTCTCTGATTGCTTCATTTCGATTCGGAATTTGGTTTTCGTGCCAATACTCAGTGATTTTTTCAAGTAGTTCATTGGGAAAGGTCACTAGCACTTGTTTGTTCTTAGTTTTATCTACTGCCATCTAAAAGCACACCCTTTCTATAAGTATTATAAGTTATATAACTTGTAGTTGACAAGTAGTCAGAATACTTTTACAATCATTATATAAGTTATATAACCTATATAATGAAGAGGGGATGAGTAAAATGTATGATGGCGGCGAATACTTAATTACTGATTTGGTAAAATACATATCTACTAAAACACCCATTGATGTGGAAAGAACAAAAAACGAACTGTCTCTTTTGATGAGCGATTATCACACAACCAGAGTCGAAGAAACAGAAACTCATCCAGACCTCAATGATAAAATTGATCTGTTTTTAAATACAAAAACACTAGAAGGTTCTAGCACGAAAACAATAAAAGGCTATGATCTAGAGCTGCACCTCTTCTCAAAGCGAATTACTAAGAAAGCCGAAAACATTACATCTGCAGATATACGTACATACTTAGGTGAATTAAAAGGCATTCAAATGAGTACAATGGGGCGCAAATTATATGTGCTAAAAAGCTTCTTCGGATGGCTAAAAGAAGAAGAGTATATTGGCCGAGATCCAACAGCTAAACTAAAAGCACCTAAAACTAAAAAAGGTTTGCCAAAATCACTAAAAATAGAAGAATTAGAGATGCTTAGAGAGTCATGTGAGACGATAAGACAAAGAGCGTTGGTTGAAGTTTTATACTCAACTGGTTGCCGATTGAGTGAAATTGTTAACTTAAATAAAGGTGATATTAATTATCAGGAAATGAGTGCGAGAGTGTTGGGGAAGGGGAACAAGGAAAGATTGGTCTTCTTGTCACATAAGGCAATGTATCACCTTAGTAAATATTTAAACACTCGTCATGACGATTGTGAGTCCTTATTTGTTACTTTGAGAAAACCTTATCGCAGACCAAAAAATAGAACAGTTCAGCGAGAAGTAGATATTATCGCAGAGAATGCTCAAATTAAAACTAAAGTAAGTCCACATATATTTAGACATACGTTCGCTACTTTAACATTAAATAATGGCGCTGAGATTGTGGCTGTTCAGGAACTTCTTGGTCACACAAGCCCTGATACTACGTTGAGATATGCACGAATCACAGAGGAAAGAAAACGAGAGCAGCATAAGAAATATTTAGTAATGTAAAAGTGAGAGAAGTGTCCAATAGGACGCTTATTTTTTTTTGGTTTTTTAAGGAGGTGATGCACATGGAGCAACAATTAATAAAAATCGAAGCTGAGGTTGGTCAACTTAAACACGATTACTACAAGGATATCAATGATGTTAAAACTCGTCTTGCTGTAGCGGAGTCAAACATTAGTGACATTAAAGAGGATTTGTCATCAATTAAAACAAACACTGATTGGCTAAGACGTTCCTTTGCAAACGCAGGCATTGTTGGAATCGTTAGTCTTGTTGTGACTATAGCAGCAGGTGTGACTGTATGGCTGTTAACAAACTAGGAGGTTGCGAACATGGAAAGATTAAAAAATTATGTGCTATGGACTGCTGTTGCATCACTTGGAGGACTTGCATTGATTGATTTAAACTTGGTGGATTCTCTTGATAAGTATGAGGTGTATGTTGATAAGATTTTATACATATTAGTTTTACTTGGAGTTATCAATAACCCTTCACTTGGCAAAGGATTGAAGGATAAAGGGGGAGAATAGTAATGGTTAAATTAGTTTTAGACGCTGGACACTCACTAAAAACTCCAGGTAAGAGAACACCTGATGGAGAGCATGAGTGGTCATTTAATAATCAGCAATTACTAGCTTGTGAGAGGTATTTACAGCGATACGAAGGAGTTAAAATCATAAGGGTAGATGATCCAACAGGGAAGCGAGATATACCTCTAAAAGAGCGAACAGACAAGAGTAATGCCTTTGGTGCTGATGCGTATGTTTCGTTTCATAATAACGCTCTTTCGTTTGAGTGGGACAATCATGAGGGGATGGAGACGTTTAGTTACATAGGGCGAAATCCAAAGAGTGAAAAACTTCAGAGAGCCATTCACAAACACCTTATTAAAGCCACTAAGAATAAGAATCGTGGCATGAAAGAGGCTGACTTTCAC of the Bacillus sp. 2205SS5-2 genome contains:
- a CDS encoding phage tail protein; this encodes MEVSQNGITERLLGFNKLGRTRKIGERTIRFSLFSCKENKHSFDLVQHESIITFDGDDYIVKNLKEKGKGDSFRKDVVATHSFFGLVDDFCYEVQSGSFTLVEALDYVLNGTGYTYSVEGVFYAQSFENFGDSNRHSMFVEVMKRYEAEFEVNGNHITIKKKIGRQSDFQFRYKYNIKGLSTSGSTRNLSTYIEGFGEDGLHVTYTSPNAAKIGIKHAKPIRDERFTDETELLNKLKTVLVDAPEISFSIDFIDLRNAGFPFDVPDEGDDVFLIYEPMSLDIEIRILEVDEEFDKFEKPIKTKVTLGNVRQSMSSKLASQQKKLSNMTDDTGKVKFSFLDAQVQRSTEALQSAQTEVEFSNGLILRDKNDPNLLVLLNSSGVGISRNNGQTFTEAITSEGFNLSAGAIGYLLADYIRGGTLLLGGLNNTNGKFQVQDEQGEIIADLDAERGGFSDLYVANLDSPTVVKNGGNVGTWNLYVASYSVISGFSPSDENTGNDWYSPLRTISEAMRRIPTYFSGTVNIILAGSFNEDISVTGFLGDGTINVDGETRNPSVNGRIFVAKNTVMTRINNFTHYGNNTYSNIHIADGAKARIDSVKSFGTGNTSFHLDVNWGAFVQVFDSEFYDCNKAICARYGGTVMQHNNKGHANSYGTYTYSGTVKGYGTCPIGDSATSGNDAGGITDFTFTPDGGSYTPPPPPETTKQWSSRTDSATYRLDFNYWDDDTFNNMVLQGKYAGYGLYEGCWFFGSDVKSSVQSKTIKQIRFKPTRLNQGGYSTGVQVTFRTHNYATRPSGNPSIGSTTMTANFAWGESKWITLPESFHDLFENGTAQGIAIYTSSTAGDKYAKFDENATLEITYS
- a CDS encoding XkdX family protein, which produces MQQTLSIDYFATVKRYYDKLIYSRGDVALFVQYNKISVAEYEQITGEEYGGGN
- a CDS encoding M14 family zinc carboxypeptidase, giving the protein MELENIHSFTSVKQGDTKAIFELKVVDEGTPVDLNDYNPVTVIIANAKGKILELTPTLDVETGVFSFSFSEGDVTGFGDMQLEVHITDTDEKTNIVPNQGYYRFTIEKNLDSIGTTLTSYTLDYFINDVEQKKVELQSIADQAIETANNAESVADQAEDTANNVQTQLDLIVNRETDSDAMSAQAAVDANGVDKFNLKTRLDDDYNVLTEQLAHTASKAEVDSKVAQIVSGSPKGTYTTLSALQTAFPTGTTGVYVVTADGKWYYWNGTAWTAGGTYQSTGISKKSIGTDKVSFIKESSNLFNQNTVTQGIYLDLSGNVVSSPSYSMTDFIPVEVAKAYSVYGFIHFSRFDSNKQFISRSDTGGATATYTHTITSGVAFVKLSFQHGVVLNRQVNEGSTLAAYEKWFTPYIEKVNAATLSEGIVEGKHVKEKEIGFEKTNFINRSTNIFDIKTITRGFNLSSTDGSLVANSAYDTSDFIIVSPSKEYTYYGFLNVAYYDANKQFISRPLLSYSGQTLTTPSNAKYIRVHFQPNNSNKPRQINEGNTLLPYEEFYSTFKNDTGLSGLNILLKKGIIDPPDRFMIDVSVDGTYNTNETFPDYTTFGTISANDVYTMFDNLMSQYPNYITKELLGNDSIGLPIYAYYLTPALPAVDVPTKIPKLFLPCGVHGNEKASTLSTYLLIKQMCEKWNTDPLLEALRFNVKFIIIPVANPSGWNAFTRTNVNGVDINRNFPFEWVQGTSGTSTYGGSAPLSELETQYIKSVFDNHKDINFMYDFHNYHTESNGNYFLWIPTASGSYVQHMAQTLFSRLTRKWKREFAFIPENYFAGYANTKGEGMIQNYAQSIGIKYSATFEICWKWVLDTNSVPYDQNMCKTGVEALANWLLINLKEITK
- a CDS encoding DUF6236 family protein; its protein translation is MKGIVVSPVEIIGKNSISVNGTIEPEKLRKYLLYWDKIDFPQSNIIGFGNSPDLEFLENAGVLKRSRFHVRGGGEVADLHLKVQLTALRKNNDTERGCWSLAQEGINFVIPTRETVLDRCIELSLYNSLPIPSIESSFEDILTFKERRNDELLEFRLLLDGIFQEILKAGDSERAIETHLHKIDRQVDAISRTMNESIGKVLWSNLKVRFDVGDLIRNTTIGAFGASQLGVSVTTGAALGLASSIKLNTEMLLKPKGIPTELKDFAYLFYANQELK
- a CDS encoding ribbon-helix-helix domain-containing protein; protein product: MAVDKTKNKQVLVTFPNELLEKITEYWHENQIPNRNEAIRELIIEALEKEVLEKEEKSG
- the xerA gene encoding site-specific tyrosine recombinase/integron integrase — encoded protein: MYDGGEYLITDLVKYISTKTPIDVERTKNELSLLMSDYHTTRVEETETHPDLNDKIDLFLNTKTLEGSSTKTIKGYDLELHLFSKRITKKAENITSADIRTYLGELKGIQMSTMGRKLYVLKSFFGWLKEEEYIGRDPTAKLKAPKTKKGLPKSLKIEELEMLRESCETIRQRALVEVLYSTGCRLSEIVNLNKGDINYQEMSARVLGKGNKERLVFLSHKAMYHLSKYLNTRHDDCESLFVTLRKPYRRPKNRTVQREVDIIAENAQIKTKVSPHIFRHTFATLTLNNGAEIVAVQELLGHTSPDTTLRYARITEERKREQHKKYLVM
- a CDS encoding hemolysin XhlA family protein is translated as MEQQLIKIEAEVGQLKHDYYKDINDVKTRLAVAESNISDIKEDLSSIKTNTDWLRRSFANAGIVGIVSLVVTIAAGVTVWLLTN
- a CDS encoding holin gives rise to the protein MERLKNYVLWTAVASLGGLALIDLNLVDSLDKYEVYVDKILYILVLLGVINNPSLGKGLKDKGGE
- a CDS encoding N-acetylmuramoyl-L-alanine amidase, producing MVKLVLDAGHSLKTPGKRTPDGEHEWSFNNQQLLACERYLQRYEGVKIIRVDDPTGKRDIPLKERTDKSNAFGADAYVSFHNNALSFEWDNHEGMETFSYIGRNPKSEKLQRAIHKHLIKATKNKNRGMKEADFHVLRETKNCAAVLCESFFMDSRTDIKKLRDKQYLKATGEAIAKGIVECYGLKKKPKPKKLYKVQIGAFGNRDNAEKLAKSAESKGFKTFIIEE